TGCCTCGTAGCCAAGAACATCGGTCATTTCCCTGAAATTGGCGCTTGGGTCGTTGGCAACGTAACAGGTAGTTGCGATTGAAACATCCCTCTTGAGGTCAAGATGTTTAATTATGCCAAGAACCGAGACCATCTGCGTTCCTCCTGCAAGGAGCGTCTTTGTGTCAAGCCCGTCCACGAGTCCCGCTGCCGCCGCCATCATGGGATCGCCGAGACACTCAACGGCGAGGAGAGGCTGGTTTCTTAAACTTCCGAATGTTATTCCTGCACGCTTCATCCCTTCCGATACCACCGAGTTTTTAAGGTTAAGGGGGTTTTGCGGAAAACTGGAGGAAACTTTACCATCATACCCAAGGGCTTTCATCACCCCGAGGGCAGTGGTAGTTCCGCCAGGCACACTTTCGCCTATTATTACAAAATCAGAAAATTTTGCCAGCTTTTTTCCGAGCGCCTGACATTTTTTATAAATATCCAGAGCATCCGCAACGGCATGTGGTTTTCGAATATCCCCGCCGGGCTGGGCGTTAATATCCAATGTAGGCACCTTTGGACGGATGCGCAGCCCTGAGTTGATAAAAAGACATGGAATCCCCGTGAGCAGCATTGCCGCCCTCGTCAAAACCGCTGGCGTCGGGGCACCCGAGGGTGTCATTGCAGGCTCGCTGATACTTATGGCGTTACCAGTTTCCACAAGCTCGGCATCCGCTGCTGGAGTATAGTCTGTAAGCTCCGGGGATTTTCCTGCCGCGGATATATTCGGGATCTTGGCAGTCTCTGTATTAGCAAGGATGCATACGAACAATGGTTTTTCGGGGCTGAAATCCGGGTAAGGTTTAACCCACATCTAATTATAATTCACTTGATGTTTCAATATGAATAGAAACCGGAGTTTTTACAAGGCTTCCCATTTTTGCACCTATCATGTTTTCTATTCCTTTTTCTGCTGCAATGTCCACGATTCGCTGGGTTATCACCCCATCAAATACAACGCTCTTGACATTGCCGTTTGAGTCCTTTAATGCAGATGCTAAGTCGCGGACAGGCACTTCGCTTATGGTGTTATTTTGTTCATCGATGAGCCTCGCGCTGAGCGTGCCCTTCAATTGAGTTATATGTTCCTGGAAAGGACTTTCTTTAATCTCCTTCTCTTCTTTCGGTTCTTCCCTTACCCTGGGTTTTTCAGCTTCTACAGCTTCAAACTCTGCAAGCTCTTCCTTGGCAGGTTTCATTTCATTCTCTTCAGGAACCTCGGATACTCCCTTTCCGGCTGTCTTTTTCCGTGTTGCAGCCACGATGGCAAGTCTTCT
This DNA window, taken from Candidatus Methanoperedens sp., encodes the following:
- a CDS encoding TIGR00303 family protein gives rise to the protein MWVKPYPDFSPEKPLFVCILANTETAKIPNISAAGKSPELTDYTPAADAELVETGNAISISEPAMTPSGAPTPAVLTRAAMLLTGIPCLFINSGLRIRPKVPTLDINAQPGGDIRKPHAVADALDIYKKCQALGKKLAKFSDFVIIGESVPGGTTTALGVMKALGYDGKVSSSFPQNPLNLKNSVVSEGMKRAGITFGSLRNQPLLAVECLGDPMMAAAAGLVDGLDTKTLLAGGTQMVSVLGIIKHLDLKRDVSIATTCYVANDPSANFREMTDVLGYEAFAADPGFGNSRFPGLRMYEKGDVKEGVGAGGAMFAAAMMGFSQKEFREKTEEVCRDIFGVIS